A stretch of Helicobacter pylori DNA encodes these proteins:
- a CDS encoding ATP-dependent helicase yields the protein MLETLQLNPEQLKAASALQGYNLIIASAGTGKTSTIVGRILYLLDNGIKPEEILLLTFTNKASNEMIARVAKYSKLSSKIEAGTFHAVAYRYLKEHYPNLSLKQPKELRKLLESIVDTKNALTDDDKKPYTSQHLYALYSLYTNALKQEDFSAWLSSKSPEHAPYAAFYENILEEFENTKKKHDYIDYNDLLLLFKKAMLERPSPYKEVLCDEFQDTNPLQESILDAINPPSLFCVGDYDQSIYAFNGADISIISNFTQKYKNAQVFTLTKNYRSSKEILDLANQVIQHNQRIYPKNLEVVKSGKFNKPTLLNYNDNIAQCQDIAKRIVMRKGFKEVAVIFRNNASADQLEAALRSHNVPSKRKGSTSFFESKEVALALDICALLFNPKDIMAAIHILSYISDIGSNTAKDIHEALMLLGNGDLKLALTHPSKEAKIYTKKKEITSMGLFEEIFALENSSRFNGVINKAFHSHPVLMHPKISLNGAKMLSDFFILYTKAPIHSPSALIKHILGSAFFQTFKTRLLKERSKNKDGSYNEFKKLQAQKRFNEKMDLLSSLAKNYQNLGRFLNGTLIGSSEATQGEGVNLLSVHASKGLEFKDVYIIDLMEGRFPNHKLMNTGGGIEEERRLFYVAITRAKENLWLSYAKNELRENAKPKEHKPSVFLYEAGLLKPDLK from the coding sequence TTGCTAGAAACCTTACAGTTAAACCCTGAGCAACTGAAAGCGGCTTCGGCTTTACAAGGGTATAATTTAATCATTGCGAGCGCTGGCACAGGGAAGACTTCTACGATTGTGGGGCGCATTTTATACCTGCTTGATAACGGCATCAAGCCTGAAGAAATCTTGCTTTTGACTTTCACCAATAAAGCGAGTAACGAAATGATCGCTAGGGTGGCTAAATACTCCAAATTAAGCTCCAAAATTGAAGCGGGCACTTTCCATGCGGTGGCGTATCGCTATCTAAAAGAGCATTACCCCAATTTAAGCCTGAAGCAACCTAAGGAATTGAGAAAACTTTTAGAAAGCATTGTGGACACCAAAAACGCACTAACAGATGACGATAAAAAGCCCTACACTTCGCAGCATTTATACGCCCTCTATTCGCTTTACACTAACGCTCTAAAACAAGAAGATTTTAGCGCTTGGCTTTCTAGTAAAAGCCCTGAACACGCACCATACGCCGCCTTTTATGAAAACATTTTAGAAGAGTTTGAAAACACTAAAAAAAAGCATGATTATATTGACTATAACGACTTACTGCTGTTATTTAAAAAGGCGATGCTAGAAAGACCCAGCCCTTATAAAGAAGTGCTTTGCGATGAATTTCAAGACACTAACCCCTTACAAGAATCCATTTTAGACGCTATCAACCCCCCTAGTTTGTTTTGCGTGGGCGATTACGATCAGAGCATTTACGCTTTTAATGGGGCGGATATTTCTATCATTTCTAATTTCACTCAAAAATACAAAAACGCCCAGGTTTTCACACTCACTAAAAACTACCGCTCTTCTAAAGAGATTTTGGATCTCGCCAATCAAGTGATACAGCATAACCAACGCATTTACCCTAAAAATTTAGAAGTGGTGAAATCAGGGAAATTCAATAAACCCACGCTTTTAAATTACAACGACAACATCGCGCAATGCCAAGACATCGCTAAACGCATTGTCATGCGAAAAGGTTTTAAAGAAGTGGCGGTGATTTTTAGGAATAACGCCAGCGCGGATCAATTAGAAGCCGCTTTAAGATCCCACAACGTGCCAAGCAAGAGAAAAGGGAGCACGAGCTTTTTTGAATCCAAAGAAGTGGCGTTAGCGTTAGATATTTGCGCGCTACTATTTAACCCTAAAGACATTATGGCAGCGATTCACATTTTAAGCTATATCAGCGATATTGGCTCTAACACCGCTAAAGACATTCATGAAGCCTTAATGCTTTTAGGCAATGGCGATCTCAAACTAGCCCTAACCCACCCAAGCAAAGAAGCCAAAATTTACACGAAGAAAAAAGAAATCACCTCCATGGGGCTTTTTGAAGAAATTTTTGCCCTAGAAAACAGCTCAAGGTTTAACGGCGTGATAAATAAGGCGTTTCATTCGCACCCGGTGTTGATGCACCCTAAAATCTCACTCAATGGGGCTAAGATGCTGAGCGATTTTTTCATTCTTTATACCAAAGCCCCTATTCATTCCCCTAGCGCTTTGATCAAACACATTCTAGGAAGCGCGTTTTTTCAAACCTTTAAAACACGCCTTTTAAAAGAGCGATCCAAAAATAAGGACGGCTCTTATAACGAATTTAAAAAACTCCAAGCGCAAAAACGCTTCAATGAAAAAATGGACTTGCTGAGTTCTTTAGCAAAAAATTACCAAAATTTAGGGCGTTTTTTAAACGGCACTTTAATAGGCTCAAGTGAAGCCACGCAAGGCGAGGGCGTGAATCTATTGAGCGTGCATGCTTCTAAAGGCTTAGAGTTTAAAGACGTTTATATTATAGATCTAATGGAGGGCCGTTTCCCTAACCATAAGCTCATGAATACCGGTGGAGGTATTGAAGAAGAGCGGCGGCTTTTTTATGTCGCTATCACTAGGGCTAAGGAAAATTTATGGCTTTCTTATGCGAAAAACGAATTGAGAGAAAACGCCAAACCTAAAGAGCATAAGCCCTCGGTGTTTTTGTATGAAGCGGGGCTTTTAAAACCCGATTTAAAATAA
- a CDS encoding class I SAM-dependent methyltransferase, with protein sequence MESFLNNLDIKTLGQVFTPKKIVDFMLTLKHNHGSVLEPSAGDGSFLKRLKKAVGIEIDPKICPKNALCMDFFDYPLENQFDTIIGNPPYVKHKDIAPSTKEKLHYSLFDERSNLYLFFIEKAIKHLKPQGELIFITPRDFLKSTSSVKLNEWIYKEGTITHFFELGDQKVFPNAMPNCVIFRFCKGDFSRITNDGLQFMCKKGILYFLNQSYTQKLSEVFKVKVGAVSGCDRIFKNETYGNLEFVTSITKRTNVLEKMVFVNEPNDYLLQHKDSLMQRKIKKFNEANWFEWGRMHHISPKKRIYVNAKTRQKNPFFIHQCPNYDGSILALFPYNQNLDLQNLCDKLNAINWQELGFVCGGRFLFSQRSLENALLPKDFLN encoded by the coding sequence TTGGAGAGTTTTTTGAATAATTTAGACATTAAAACTTTAGGGCAGGTTTTCACCCCTAAAAAGATAGTGGATTTCATGCTCACTCTAAAACACAATCATGGGAGTGTTTTAGAGCCAAGTGCGGGCGATGGGAGTTTTTTAAAGCGTTTAAAAAAGGCTGTAGGGATTGAAATCGATCCTAAAATCTGCCCTAAAAATGCCCTTTGCATGGACTTTTTTGACTACCCTTTAGAAAATCAATTTGACACCATTATTGGTAACCCGCCTTATGTCAAGCACAAGGATATTGCGCCAAGCACCAAAGAAAAACTCCATTACAGCCTTTTTGATGAAAGGAGCAATCTCTACTTGTTTTTCATAGAAAAAGCAATCAAGCATTTAAAGCCTCAAGGCGAATTGATTTTCATCACCCCAAGGGATTTTTTAAAATCCACTTCTAGCGTGAAATTAAACGAATGGATTTACAAAGAAGGCACGATAACGCATTTTTTTGAATTAGGCGATCAAAAGGTTTTCCCAAACGCCATGCCTAATTGCGTGATTTTTCGTTTTTGTAAGGGTGATTTCAGTAGAATCACCAACGATGGTTTGCAATTTATGTGCAAAAAAGGCATTTTGTATTTCCTCAACCAATCTTACACGCAAAAATTAAGCGAGGTTTTTAAGGTTAAGGTGGGGGCAGTGAGCGGGTGCGATAGAATTTTTAAAAACGAAACATACGGGAATTTAGAATTTGTCACCTCAATCACCAAAAGAACCAATGTTTTAGAAAAAATGGTTTTTGTCAATGAACCTAATGATTATTTACTCCAGCATAAAGACAGCTTGATGCAAAGAAAGATTAAAAAATTCAATGAAGCCAACTGGTTTGAATGGGGGAGGATGCATCACATATCCCCTAAAAAACGCATTTATGTCAACGCCAAAACGCGCCAAAAAAACCCTTTTTTCATCCACCAATGCCCTAATTATGACGGCTCTATTCTAGCGCTATTCCCTTATAACCAAAACTTAGATTTACAAAACCTCTGCGACAAACTCAACGCTATCAACTGGCAAGAATTGGGCTTTGTGTGCGGTGGGCGTTTTTTGTTTTCGCAGCGCTCTTTAGAAAACGCCCTTTTGCCTAAAGACTTTTTAAACTAG
- a CDS encoding restriction endonuclease — protein MIPTQLNEIAEFLKTNPYNLSQPLQDGRLNSSINEEEILNTIKHFFPIQLPKAREWWDFSFEENDIFYPVNIKTTTTKTADNLNGKLGIYYALCGLLPEFNNEIAWEKYFQKLHKDLGTNTNRDYYFLIINKNDPKDIFINSLKGIQTLQPNNLPFQCKWDNNREIVQRSFIESKNFILSALAESVKLRSNIYLTFKEVFGEFFE, from the coding sequence ATGATACCCACACAGCTTAATGAAATTGCAGAATTTTTAAAAACAAACCCTTATAATTTGTCTCAACCCTTACAAGATGGGCGCTTAAATTCATCGATCAATGAAGAAGAAATTTTAAACACCATCAAACATTTTTTTCCTATCCAACTGCCAAAAGCCAGAGAGTGGTGGGATTTTAGTTTTGAAGAAAACGATATTTTTTATCCTGTCAATATTAAAACCACCACCACAAAAACCGCTGACAATCTTAATGGTAAATTAGGGATTTATTATGCGTTGTGTGGCTTATTGCCGGAGTTCAATAACGAAATTGCATGGGAAAAATACTTTCAAAAACTTCATAAAGACTTAGGCACAAACACCAATAGGGATTATTATTTTTTGATTATCAACAAAAACGATCCTAAAGACATTTTTATCAATTCCTTAAAAGGCATTCAAACTCTTCAGCCCAATAACTTGCCCTTTCAATGCAAGTGGGATAACAACAGAGAAATCGTTCAAAGAAGCTTTATTGAAAGTAAAAACTTCATCTTAAGCGCTCTAGCTGAAAGCGTTAAGTTACGATCTAATATTTATTTAACATTCAAAGAAGTTTTTGGAGAGTTTTTTGAATAA
- a CDS encoding flagellar hook protein FlgE — translation MNDTLLNAYSGIKTHQFGIDSLSNNIANVNTLGYRSNDPEFKTLFSSHLDALNAKSVVANDRNYGVTGSGNVLSNKDGEYMPSEGEFHMAYQGKGWFVIGPNKNGEMTINKDGFSKKQDNFLTRAGNFARDADGYLVTPEGYYVYGIDLKKIKDGTLNSTARDEDIEKLHGNTLSPLQIPQDLTYQPVLSTKVNISVNLNPKDHLKGVQDFFLNDKGEIIKERFLNQDINALANDDNEPIDAITNRKLNVSIQKENGKKEDFVFTYGDAEKGENQFKTLGDLQKLLKEKTGLDLNLIKSEKDAKSPPLLLEIANPSQTPITFSLSGGIADKLGLNANGMELKKGISRDSVAIKIPYYSTEVDIYDKAGDKYLLQSEYYMTNSNDPTSSPTSKRKNQTWEVKSYIADPKNKTPINDPTWEIVGFDSATHKMKSAPMTLDFKGNKLTYSLDKSENHDSSDLSYQDSKLLEASQDGKPRGIFRDMRIEENGVISLAFSNGVVEPVARIGILAFTNDQGLRKIGGNLYEMQEGTINGENRPLSGNPILGWDEEGKLKFGKIRHKYLETSNVNAGNALTNLILMQRGYSMNARAFGAGDDMIKEAISLKK, via the coding sequence ATGAACGACACCTTATTAAACGCTTATAGCGGGATTAAGACCCACCAGTTTGGTATTGACAGCCTTTCAAACAACATCGCCAATGTCAATACTTTAGGCTATCGCTCCAATGATCCGGAGTTTAAGACCCTGTTTTCTTCGCATTTAGACGCTTTGAACGCCAAATCCGTTGTGGCTAATGATAGAAATTACGGCGTTACAGGATCAGGCAATGTCCTTTCTAATAAAGACGGGGAATACATGCCAAGCGAGGGGGAATTCCACATGGCGTATCAAGGCAAGGGTTGGTTTGTGATAGGGCCCAACAAAAATGGGGAAATGACCATCAATAAAGACGGCTTTAGCAAAAAACAGGATAATTTTCTCACGCGCGCCGGCAATTTCGCACGAGACGCTGATGGCTATTTAGTAACCCCTGAGGGCTATTATGTTTATGGTATTGATTTGAAAAAGATCAAAGACGGCACGCTCAATTCCACCGCTAGAGATGAAGACATTGAAAAATTGCATGGCAACACCCTTTCGCCCTTACAAATCCCCCAGGATTTGACTTACCAACCAGTGCTTAGCACGAAAGTGAATATTAGCGTGAATCTAAACCCTAAAGACCATTTAAAGGGCGTGCAAGATTTTTTCTTAAACGACAAGGGCGAAATCATTAAAGAGCGTTTTTTAAACCAGGATATTAACGCTTTGGCGAATGACGATAACGAGCCCATAGACGCGATCACCAATCGCAAATTGAATGTGAGTATCCAAAAAGAAAATGGCAAAAAAGAGGATTTTGTTTTCACTTATGGGGACGCTGAAAAAGGCGAAAACCAATTCAAAACTTTAGGCGATTTGCAAAAACTCCTTAAAGAAAAAACCGGGCTAGACCTAAACCTCATCAAAAGCGAAAAAGACGCCAAAAGCCCCCCCCTTTTATTAGAGATCGCTAATCCTAGCCAAACGCCTATCACATTCAGCTTGAGTGGGGGCATTGCGGATAAATTGGGCTTGAACGCGAACGGAATGGAACTGAAAAAGGGCATTAGCAGGGATTCAGTAGCGATTAAAATCCCTTATTACAGCACAGAAGTGGATATTTATGATAAAGCCGGAGATAAATACTTGCTCCAAAGCGAATATTACATGACCAATTCCAACGATCCCACATCAAGCCCCACGAGTAAAAGGAAAAACCAAACTTGGGAAGTGAAAAGCTACATCGCAGATCCCAAAAACAAAACCCCTATCAATGATCCTACTTGGGAAATTGTCGGCTTTGATTCAGCCACACACAAGATGAAATCCGCTCCCATGACTTTGGATTTTAAAGGCAATAAGCTCACCTACTCTTTAGATAAAAGCGAAAACCATGATTCTAGCGATTTGTCTTATCAAGACTCTAAACTCTTAGAAGCGAGTCAAGACGGCAAGCCTAGGGGCATTTTTAGAGACATGCGCATTGAAGAAAATGGCGTGATTTCTCTGGCCTTTAGTAACGGGGTGGTAGAGCCAGTCGCTCGCATCGGTATTTTAGCTTTCACTAACGATCAAGGCCTAAGGAAAATCGGCGGTAACCTCTATGAAATGCAAGAAGGCACCATTAATGGCGAAAACAGACCCCTAAGCGGTAACCCCATTTTAGGGTGGGACGAAGAGGGCAAGCTCAAGTTTGGGAAAATCAGGCATAAATATTTAGAAACGAGCAACGTGAATGCCGGGAACGCCCTAACCAATCTCATTTTAATGCAAAGAGGCTATTCTATGAACGCTAGAGCCTTTGGTGCGGGCGATGACATGATTAAAGAAGCCATTAGCTTGAAAAAATAA
- the flgD gene encoding flagellar hook assembly protein FlgD, with product MAIDLAEVTGAKAAQERKKEQPTIANGLDKNAFMKLFLEQLKNQDPTAPMETDKIITQTAQLTQVEMQEENKKTMQEVASAMKSNKETNESLKDFQGALKDTMENLNKGMDDSLKANNALREVSALNSVSMIGKIAETDVSGANFDGNNKLSFSLFFDEKIDASKGVPAIQILNENNELVKTIPLKDYNGQKGYINFEWDGTNEKGEKVPKGNYKIKAEYNLDSQSKQYLQTRIGRGEVESVIFDKGKPMLRMGEMVLPIDSAIEFYKPDQKPLDQKLSDQKPIDQKLSDQKPLEQKPLEQKPIEQKISEQKPLEQKPIEQKISEQKPLEQKPQTPPKETT from the coding sequence ATGGCCATTGATTTAGCAGAAGTTACAGGAGCTAAAGCCGCGCAAGAAAGGAAAAAAGAGCAACCCACCATCGCTAACGGGTTGGATAAAAACGCTTTCATGAAACTCTTTTTAGAGCAATTGAAAAATCAAGACCCCACCGCTCCTATGGAAACGGATAAAATCATCACCCAAACCGCGCAGCTCACGCAAGTGGAAATGCAAGAAGAAAACAAAAAAACCATGCAAGAAGTCGCCAGTGCCATGAAATCCAATAAAGAAACTAACGAATCTTTAAAAGACTTTCAAGGCGCTTTAAAAGACACCATGGAAAACCTTAACAAGGGCATGGACGATAGCTTGAAAGCGAATAACGCTTTAAGGGAAGTAAGTGCCCTTAATTCGGTGAGCATGATAGGCAAAATCGCTGAAACCGATGTGAGCGGGGCGAATTTTGATGGCAACAACAAGCTTTCTTTTTCGCTCTTTTTTGATGAAAAAATTGACGCTTCTAAAGGAGTGCCAGCGATTCAAATCCTGAATGAAAACAATGAATTAGTCAAAACGATTCCTTTAAAAGATTATAACGGGCAAAAGGGGTATATCAATTTTGAATGGGACGGCACAAACGAAAAGGGCGAAAAAGTCCCTAAAGGCAATTATAAGATCAAGGCTGAATACAATTTAGACTCTCAAAGCAAGCAGTATTTGCAAACGCGCATTGGTAGGGGCGAAGTGGAAAGCGTGATTTTTGATAAAGGCAAGCCCATGTTAAGAATGGGCGAAATGGTTTTACCCATAGACAGCGCGATAGAGTTTTACAAACCGGATCAAAAACCGCTTGATCAAAAACTCTCCGATCAAAAACCGATTGATCAAAAACTCTCCGATCAAAAACCCCTTGAGCAAAAACCCCTTGAGCAAAAACCCATTGAACAGAAAATCTCTGAGCAAAAACCCCTTGAGCAAAAACCCATTGAACAGAAAATCTCTGAACAAAAACCCCTTGAACAAAAACCCCAAACCCCCCCTAAAGAGACAACATGA
- a CDS encoding flagellar hook-length control protein FliK: MPSPVNPIHTNANALNSGAKNEDAKNAPKSASKDFSKILNQKISKDKTAPKENPNTLKATPKDAKEDAKKLEKTPTLPHQHAQNPIKDQQAPTLKDWLNHQKTTAPHKAQHETHETNEANPKNPNETLNKNEKKPNGVTSNAHQTNLPNKNPITPNHANNANKTPTTPTHNAKDPKTLKDIQTLSQKHDLNASNIQATTTPENKNPLNASDQLALKTTQAPTNHTLAKNDAKNTANLSSVLQSLEKKEPHNKEHANPQNNEKKTPPLKEALEMNAIKRDKTLSKKKSEKTPIHAKTQTTAPSIAPENAPKIPLKTPPLMPLIGANPPNDNIPTPLEKEEKTKEVSDNKEKTKESTNSAQSAQNTQASDKASENKSVTPKETIKHFTQQLKQEIQEYKPPMSRISMDLFPKELGKVEVIIQKVGKNLKVSVISHNNSLQTFLDNQQDLKNSLNALGFEGVDLSFSQDSSKEQPKEQLRELFKEQESTPLKENALKSYQENTDHENKETSMQITLYA, translated from the coding sequence ATGCCATCTCCTGTTAATCCCATTCACACCAACGCAAACGCTTTAAATAGCGGAGCGAAAAACGAAGACGCCAAAAACGCCCCTAAAAGCGCATCAAAGGATTTCAGTAAGATCTTGAACCAAAAGATCTCTAAAGACAAAACCGCCCCTAAAGAAAATCCTAACACTTTAAAAGCCACGCCCAAAGACGCTAAAGAGGACGCTAAAAAGCTTGAAAAAACCCCTACCCTACCCCACCAACACGCTCAAAATCCCATTAAAGACCAACAAGCCCCTACCCTAAAAGATTGGCTCAACCACCAAAAAACAACAGCCCCACATAAGGCTCAACATGAAACCCATGAGACCAATGAAGCTAACCCCAAAAACCCTAACGAAACTTTAAACAAGAATGAAAAAAAGCCTAATGGAGTTACTTCTAACGCTCATCAAACAAACTTGCCTAATAAAAACCCTATAACCCCTAACCACGCTAACAACGCTAATAAAACCCCCACCACCCCTACCCATAACGCTAAAGATCCAAAAACCCTTAAAGACATCCAAACGCTCAGCCAAAAACATGACTTGAACGCCAGCAATATTCAAGCGACCACAACTCCAGAAAATAAAAACCCCTTAAATGCAAGCGATCAGCTTGCTTTGAAAACAACGCAAGCGCCCACTAACCACACCCTTGCAAAGAACGACGCTAAAAACACCGCCAACCTTTCTAGCGTTTTGCAATCTTTAGAAAAAAAAGAACCGCACAATAAAGAACACGCAAACCCCCAAAATAACGAAAAAAAAACGCCCCCTTTAAAGGAAGCTTTAGAAATGAACGCCATTAAAAGGGATAAAACGCTTTCTAAAAAAAAGTCAGAAAAAACCCCCATTCACGCTAAAACTCAAACTACAGCCCCAAGCATAGCACCAGAAAATGCCCCTAAAATCCCTCTTAAAACGCCCCCTTTAATGCCTTTAATAGGAGCTAACCCCCCTAACGATAATATTCCAACGCCCCTAGAAAAAGAAGAAAAAACTAAAGAAGTAAGCGACAATAAAGAAAAAACTAAAGAATCCACTAACAGCGCTCAAAGCGCGCAAAACACCCAAGCTAGCGATAAGGCAAGCGAGAATAAAAGCGTTACCCCTAAAGAGACGATCAAGCATTTCACCCAACAATTGAAGCAAGAAATCCAAGAATACAAACCCCCTATGAGTAGGATCTCTATGGATTTATTCCCTAAGGAATTGGGCAAGGTTGAAGTGATTATTCAAAAAGTGGGTAAAAACCTTAAAGTGAGCGTGATTTCTCACAACAACAGCCTACAAACCTTTTTGGACAACCAACAAGATCTCAAAAACAGCCTGAACGCTTTAGGCTTTGAAGGGGTGGATTTGAGCTTTTCGCAAGATTCTTCTAAAGAGCAACCCAAAGAGCAACTAAGAGAGCTATTCAAAGAGCAGGAATCAACCCCCTTAAAAGAAAACGCCCTAAAAAGCTACCAAGAGAATACAGACCATGAAAACAAAGAAACGAGCATGCAAATCACTCTTTATGCGTGA